A genomic window from Dermacentor silvarum isolate Dsil-2018 chromosome 9, BIME_Dsil_1.4, whole genome shotgun sequence includes:
- the LOC119464395 gene encoding uncharacterized protein LOC119464395, producing MRDFVGLKTAAGRDDAGRFLSSRECGAPAKGPRVVQQPRRDCSVFASRGQALTMEQLRGGENEQGDCGRSASDRPEWFDAHKFHRAKEIFREHLFSFFFAHLVGLAMVVTKPSILEPLASTGRSSTLSSLYRRYLSTLRHVKCWYEGDIWGPDDAAALSIAKVRQMHRDASAQLRNRRCPVTGATYLSQLDMAVTQFAFVGLVVLYPRQLGLFLSERDLECVLHFWRCVGYKLGMADSYNLCSGSYRETFDVCLDMQEKLIKPGLVNASREASAMSKDIISAVRVLVIFLSYEGMMAYWARQVGLEFNAALSLYDWWSYCLIWLTFNLLLRYRTFRNMFNWLLRVAIRRGTKWGGYLQKQLEAQELHAKGMHLSYAYRYH from the exons ATGCGGGACTTCGTGGGCCTCAAGACGGCGGCAGGGAGGGACGACGCTGGCCGCTTCCTGTCTTCACGCGAGTGCGGCGCCCCAGCCAAGGGGCCGCGAGTCGTGCAGCAGCCGCGCCGCGATTGCTCGGTGTTCGCCTCGCGCGGCCAGGCGCTCACCATGGAGCAGCTGAGGGGCGGCGAGAACGAGCAGGGCGACTGCGGACGCTCGGCCAGCGACCGACCCGAGTGGTTCGACGCGCACAAGTTCCACAGGGCCAAGGAGATCTTCAGGGAGCACTTGTTCAG TTTCTTCTTCGCGCACTTGGTGGGCCTCGCCATGGTGGTGACGAAGCCGTCCATCCTGGAGCCCCTGGCCAGCACGGGCCGCTCCTCGACGCTGTCCTCCCTGTACCGGCGGTACCTGAGCACCCTGCGGCACGTCAAGTGCTGGTACGAAGGGGACATCTGGGGCCCGGACGACGCCGCGGCGCTCAGCATCGCCAAGGTGCGCCAGATGCACCGCGACGCCAGCGCTCAGCTGCGCAACAGGCGCTGCCCGGTCACCGGCGCCACCTACCTCTCCCAGCTGGACATGGCGGTGACGCAGTTCGCCTTCGTCGGCCTCGTGGTGCTCTACCCGCGCCAGCTGGGGCTCTTCCTGAGCGAGCGCGACCTCGAGTGCGTCCTCCACTTCTGGAGGTGCGTCGGCTACAAGCTCGGCATGGCGGACTCGTACAACCTGTGCTCGGGCAGCTACCGCGAGACCTTCGACGTGTGCCTCGACATGCAGGAGAAGCTCATCAAGCCGGGGCTCGTCAACGCGTCCCGAGAGGCCTCGGCCATGAGCAAGGACATCATCAGCGCCGTCCGCGTGCTGGTCATCTTCCTTAGCTACGAAGGCATGATGGCCTACTGGGCGAGGCAGGTCGGATTGGAGTTCAACGCGGCGCTCAGTCTGTACGACTGGTGGAGCTACTGCCTCATCTGGCTCACCTTCAACCTGCTGCTGCGCTACAGGACGTTCAGGAACATGTTCAACTGGCTGCTCAGGGTGGCCATCCGGCGCGGAACAAAGTGGGGCGGGTACCTACAGAAGCAGCTCGAGGCGCAGGAACTGCACGCCAAGGGCATGCACCTGAGTTACGCGTACAGGTACCACTGA